In Leptolyngbya sp. SIO1E4, one DNA window encodes the following:
- a CDS encoding histidine phosphatase family protein has protein sequence MANRLKSVELFLATSFLAVGAHGVMAAESTDVSTLDEVEATSMTAEVIAQGGEGGEGGEGGEGGEGGAPDFEDILSGPELRDELQEGGYVIYFRHAQTERDYADQADPNINLNDCSTQRTLSEAGWRQAQVIGSSFEALEIPIGEIYSSEYCRAWQTAAIAFGEYQKTSALNFYPAEEYTDEQFAQMREAVMPLLTAVPASGTNTIIVGHDDVFESATGIYPDPQGIAYVLEPDGQGGFEILANLLPQDWALIPSE, from the coding sequence ATGGCTAATCGACTCAAGTCTGTAGAACTGTTCCTGGCAACCAGTTTCCTTGCTGTTGGTGCCCACGGAGTGATGGCCGCAGAGAGTACAGATGTCAGCACCCTCGATGAGGTAGAGGCGACATCTATGACTGCGGAGGTTATTGCTCAAGGCGGTGAAGGCGGTGAAGGCGGCGAAGGCGGTGAAGGTGGCGAAGGCGGTGCCCCTGATTTTGAGGACATCCTCAGCGGCCCAGAACTGCGCGATGAATTACAAGAAGGCGGCTATGTGATTTACTTCCGCCATGCTCAAACTGAGCGAGACTACGCAGACCAGGCCGACCCCAATATCAATCTGAACGACTGCTCTACCCAGCGAACGCTCAGCGAAGCAGGGTGGCGTCAGGCTCAGGTAATTGGCAGCTCGTTCGAAGCGCTAGAAATTCCAATCGGCGAAATTTACTCCAGTGAGTACTGTCGGGCTTGGCAAACAGCCGCGATCGCCTTTGGTGAGTATCAAAAAACATCTGCTCTCAATTTCTACCCGGCAGAAGAGTATACCGATGAGCAATTTGCTCAGATGCGAGAGGCGGTAATGCCCTTATTGACGGCAGTGCCTGCAAGTGGAACCAATACCATAATCGTCGGCCACGACGATGTGTTTGAATCTGCAACTGGAATTTATCCAGACCCCCAGGGTATTGCTTATGTCCTAGAACCGGATGGGCAGGGCGGCTTCGAGATTTTAGCGAACCTATTACCCCAAGACTGGGCGCTGATTCCCTCAGAATAA
- a CDS encoding Fe2+-dependent dioxygenase — protein MIFQMSNVLSEDELAKLQAFLATAEFIDGKLTAGWYAKQVKKNRQLQGSEAKDSRAQIKAALERHPLFQAAVRPKQIHSILLSRYDLGMEYGRHTDNALMGQYRSDVSFTVFLSNPEDYDGGELIIEGADDERSYKLAAGAAIVYPSSSLHRVTPVKRGSRLAAVGWVQSWVRDAAKREVLFDLDTVRRSLYAQSGKTDEFDLLCKSLANLTRQWCE, from the coding sequence ATGATTTTTCAGATGTCCAATGTGCTGTCCGAGGATGAGTTGGCCAAACTGCAAGCATTTCTGGCCACGGCTGAATTCATAGATGGCAAATTAACTGCTGGCTGGTACGCCAAACAGGTGAAAAAGAATCGCCAGCTTCAGGGTTCCGAGGCCAAAGACTCGCGGGCACAAATCAAAGCTGCTTTGGAGCGTCATCCTCTATTTCAGGCTGCAGTGCGCCCTAAGCAGATCCATTCCATTTTGCTGAGTCGCTATGATCTCGGTATGGAGTATGGTCGTCACACCGATAATGCCTTAATGGGACAGTACCGCTCTGATGTTTCCTTTACGGTATTTCTCAGTAATCCAGAGGATTATGACGGGGGCGAACTGATCATTGAAGGAGCCGATGATGAGCGTAGCTATAAACTCGCGGCTGGGGCTGCGATTGTTTATCCTTCTTCCAGTTTGCATCGGGTGACTCCGGTAAAACGAGGAAGCCGCTTGGCTGCAGTGGGGTGGGTCCAGAGTTGGGTGCGTGATGCTGCGAAACGCGAGGTGTTGTTTGACCTGGATACAGTGCGGCGATCGCTCTACGCCCAGTCCGGAAAAACCGACGAGTTTGACCTGCTGTGCAAAAGCCTGGCCAACCTAACCCGACAATGGTGTGAGTAG
- a CDS encoding plastocyanin, with amino-acid sequence MKLIVRTVTKLGLLSLALVAVLATLLSAPAPAMATDYQVKMGSDAGLLVFEPANLTVKAGDTVTWVNNKMAPHNVIFDANIIPGGKGAAEALSHNQLTFAPGESYSTTFTSDMPAGEYKYYCAPHRGAGMFGQILLED; translated from the coding sequence ATGAAACTCATCGTACGCACTGTTACGAAATTGGGGCTGCTCTCTTTAGCGTTAGTCGCTGTGTTGGCAACGCTACTTTCTGCGCCAGCCCCCGCCATGGCAACCGATTATCAGGTCAAGATGGGGTCTGATGCTGGGTTACTCGTCTTTGAACCGGCTAATTTAACGGTCAAGGCGGGTGACACTGTCACCTGGGTGAATAACAAAATGGCTCCCCACAATGTGATTTTCGACGCAAACATCATCCCAGGTGGTAAAGGGGCTGCAGAAGCGCTGTCCCATAACCAACTCACCTTTGCACCTGGTGAGTCTTACTCCACAACCTTCACCAGCGATATGCCTGCTGGAGAGTACAAGTACTATTGTGCTCCCCATCGCGGTGCTGGAATGTTTGGCCAAATTCTCCTGGAAGATTAG
- a CDS encoding fatty acid desaturase, which produces METVIKKSDFVLTPYMKSNDLRATYQILNTLVPYVALWILAVKLAAVSVWFLPPIILLIVLFALRCFSLMHDCGHYSLFTSKKVNRVVGFILGVINAIPQYWWSKDHAYHHKTNGDWERYRGVGTFLSTEEFFRLSPSDQRLYGLLRHPLMIFPGGFFYLAFKPRIILIAGIYDFLKDLLSAWKSAPRASWSEVVASHRPKYWSTEAEFWDVLLNNICVIGSWIFLCNLLGTGFFLGMYSVILTFSAAIFISVFFVQHNFEGAYAHKTEGWDYLLGAVEGSSYLDLPEILKWFTADISYHSVHHLSERIPNYNLRACHHKNIHLLTKTKTLRISDMLACSQYILWDSAANRLVPINSVRQTAQVKV; this is translated from the coding sequence ATGGAAACCGTGATTAAGAAGTCTGATTTTGTCCTTACTCCCTACATGAAGAGCAATGACCTACGGGCAACTTATCAAATTCTCAATACGCTGGTTCCTTATGTAGCCTTATGGATTCTAGCCGTCAAGTTAGCTGCGGTTTCTGTTTGGTTTTTACCGCCTATCATCCTCTTAATTGTTCTATTTGCATTACGCTGCTTTTCGTTAATGCATGATTGTGGACACTATTCGCTTTTTACATCAAAAAAAGTCAATCGAGTTGTCGGGTTTATTTTAGGCGTTATTAATGCCATTCCCCAATACTGGTGGTCAAAAGATCATGCCTACCATCACAAAACCAACGGTGATTGGGAGCGCTATCGCGGTGTCGGGACATTTCTCTCAACTGAAGAGTTTTTTCGGCTCAGCCCATCTGATCAAAGGCTTTATGGCCTTCTCAGGCATCCGCTCATGATATTCCCAGGCGGTTTTTTCTATCTTGCTTTCAAGCCCAGAATTATTTTGATTGCGGGAATTTATGATTTTTTGAAAGATCTCTTGTCTGCCTGGAAGTCGGCACCCCGCGCCAGTTGGTCAGAAGTTGTTGCATCCCATCGTCCAAAGTATTGGTCAACTGAAGCTGAATTTTGGGACGTGCTGCTCAACAATATTTGTGTCATTGGCAGCTGGATTTTCTTATGCAATTTACTCGGAACTGGGTTTTTCTTAGGGATGTACTCTGTCATCCTGACCTTTTCAGCTGCAATTTTTATTAGCGTATTCTTTGTGCAGCATAACTTTGAAGGTGCTTATGCTCATAAAACAGAGGGTTGGGATTATTTACTCGGCGCTGTTGAGGGGAGCAGCTATCTAGACTTACCCGAAATTCTCAAGTGGTTTACAGCAGATATCAGCTATCACAGCGTTCACCATCTTTCTGAAAGAATTCCTAATTACAACCTGAGGGCTTGTCATCACAAAAACATTCACCTCCTGACCAAAACAAAGACGCTTCGAATCAGCGATATGCTCGCTTGCTCCCAATATATTCTGTGGGATTCTGCCGCGAATAGGCTGGTGCCTATCAACTCCGTTCGTCAAACCGCCCAGGTCAAAGTGTAA
- a CDS encoding DUF2231 domain-containing protein, with product MLKYLPPLNDHNLPYPDTIHPIVVHFVIAMVLFAVLCDVIGYVSQNPRLYEVSWWNLAFATVSIFIAVIFGQIEAGLAGPYAAAESTLNLHTLLGWSLSGIIAAVTAWRYILRSRDPKTLPLPFLGVGALLIGLVVVQVYLGDLLVWVYGLHTVEVVEAAREGLLQ from the coding sequence ATGTTGAAGTATCTTCCCCCCCTCAACGACCACAATTTACCCTATCCCGACACCATTCATCCGATTGTGGTGCACTTTGTGATTGCCATGGTCTTGTTTGCTGTCTTGTGTGATGTGATTGGCTATGTTAGCCAGAATCCTCGCCTTTATGAAGTGAGCTGGTGGAACTTGGCTTTTGCGACGGTCTCTATCTTTATAGCCGTCATTTTTGGTCAGATCGAAGCGGGCTTGGCAGGGCCCTATGCAGCCGCAGAATCCACCCTCAACTTGCATACGCTGTTAGGCTGGTCACTCTCTGGCATCATTGCGGCGGTCACTGCCTGGCGCTACATCCTTCGTTCCCGCGATCCTAAGACGTTGCCGCTTCCCTTTCTAGGAGTTGGGGCGTTGCTGATTGGCCTTGTGGTTGTCCAGGTGTACCTGGGTGATCTGCTGGTTTGGGTCTATGGATTGCATACGGTTGAAGTGGTTGAGGCCGCTCGGGAGGGTCTCCTGCAATGA
- a CDS encoding DUF2231 domain-containing protein, which produces MSSALIDQLADQLGANGLPYGVPIHPNLVHLTLGLFIVAIAFDIVGALFPLEKPIFKLLAIPATRSNFFDVGWYNMLAAAVVTFFTVAAGFYEIMLASPPADLKSVWGLQAMETMLWHGVGGVLLLLLIVGMAIWRGFQRFIWRQDRARQVQWSYLLAGLGIFALMFVHGTLGAQLAAEFGVHISADRLLRLGENPSVLLK; this is translated from the coding sequence ATGAGTTCAGCCCTGATTGATCAACTTGCTGACCAGTTGGGGGCCAATGGTTTGCCCTATGGGGTGCCGATTCATCCCAACCTGGTTCACCTCACGCTGGGCCTGTTTATTGTGGCGATCGCCTTCGATATTGTGGGAGCGTTATTTCCCCTAGAGAAGCCGATTTTTAAACTGTTGGCGATTCCCGCAACCCGATCTAACTTTTTTGATGTGGGCTGGTACAACATGCTGGCGGCAGCCGTGGTGACCTTTTTCACCGTGGCGGCTGGTTTCTATGAAATCATGCTGGCGTCCCCCCCTGCCGACCTGAAAAGTGTGTGGGGCTTGCAGGCCATGGAAACCATGCTCTGGCATGGTGTGGGTGGGGTTTTGCTGCTATTGCTAATTGTTGGGATGGCCATTTGGCGAGGCTTTCAGCGGTTTATTTGGCGTCAGGATAGAGCCCGGCAGGTACAGTGGAGCTATCTCCTCGCTGGGTTAGGGATTTTTGCGTTGATGTTTGTCCATGGCACACTGGGCGCGCAGTTAGCGGCAGAATTTGGCGTCCACATTAGTGCCGATCGCCTGTTAAGACTCGGAGAAAATCCAAGCGTACTGTTGAAGTGA